A single region of the Ctenopharyngodon idella isolate HZGC_01 chromosome 21, HZGC01, whole genome shotgun sequence genome encodes:
- the tlr22 gene encoding toll-like receptor 22 — protein MKKESRKSMGKLQQITLYIVLCGFISACSAFSLKNCTISTPLRDIQLKVLCYNMGFFRIPWWIPRNTRILDISFNDFAQIQIGDFRHLSNLQDLNISNNRISQIQEGALDDLSNLTYLNLASNRLKAVSSGMLHGLSNLLVLRLDENNIKDIEESAFSTLQNLKVLNLTKNHLHYIDKVKPVLASPLLEELYIGSNNFDVFNSYEMSTKPLSLKKLDFSNNPLATFQLTDNIFPSLNHLDLSYCGQNGSMTWNVTEKTYFSSVQTLYFMDVNMSPQNVANVLLSFKNSLNKIRFNGNVELNKTNLLLSACSPMLRVVRLNANKIKHLTDNMFDPCSDLTELDLGDNEISKLSPSMFRGFTQLKKLLLQINKLTQITNSFQILTTLEFIDLSRNSINKLTCNDFANLTQVKTLYLYGNKISLIRSCLFKDLKSLEVLKLGTNDLLRIDDAFSNGPHSLKDLQINFNKLSKIEKYTFRNLSQLNSLTLNDNQISEIEAQAFEGLKNLTSLFLSSNKITAKTLTRHPNVFSGMPNLQNLDLYANSISFADNKLKHPPFKDLKQLRVLTLHSQRRGINKIPSNLLQGLSSMEMFYVGNTNLGHLNPDTFKFSPQLWFLDLSKNALSEDNSIPAELFHPISRLTKLILSRTQLRSLNFLLNANLSRLSTLRAPGNEIDTINKTLIQSLPRLEVLDLQRNTFTCDCHNEFFIEWAMKTNSTQVFYFNRYTCSYPRSLRGMSLTAFNIESCTLNIDFICFLCSSIVVTLTLLLSFVWHFLRYQVIYAYYLFLAFLYDNKKKQTVSTIRYDTFISYNTEDEPWVMEELVPKLEGEQGWKLCLHHRDFVPGRPIIDNIIDGIYSSRKTICLITRNYLKSNWCSSEVQVASYRLFDEQKDVLILVFLEDIPAHQLSPHHRMRKLVKKRTYLRWPKPGEDTKIFWQKLKMALETKEGHNPESAIL, from the coding sequence TCTGTGGTTTCATTTCCGCATGTAGTGCATTTTCCTTAAAGAACTGCACAATCAGTACTCCCCTTAGAGATATCCAACTGAAAGTGCTTTGCTACAACATGGGCTTTTTTAGGATTCCGTGGTGGATACCCAGAAATACACGGATTTTAGATATTTCCTTCAATGATTTTGCACAGATCCAGATTGGAGACTTTAGGCATTTGTCAAACTTACAGGACTTGAACATATCCAACAACAGGATCTCACAAATTCAAGAGGGTGCACTTGACGATCTTTCCAACTTGACCTATCTCAATCTGGCCAGCAACAGACTGAAAGCGGTCTCAAGCGGGATGCTACACGGCCTAAGCAACCTGCTGGTGCTACGTCTGgatgaaaataatatcaaagACATTGAAGAGTCAGCTTTCAGCACGCTTCAGAATTTAAAGGTGTTAAACCTAACAAAAAATCACCTCCATTACATAGACAAAGTGAAGCCGGTTCTTGCATCACCACTTTTGGAGGAACTCTACATCGGAAGCAACAATTTTGATGTTTTCAACTCATATGAGATGTCAACAAAGCCCTTGTCATTAAAAAAGCTTGATTTTTCCAACAACCCTTTGGCAACATTTCAGCTCACTGACAACATATTTCCATCCCTCAATCACCTTGATTTATCTTATTGTGGTCAAAATGGAAGCATGACGTGGAATGTTACAGAAAAGACATACTTCTCCTCAGTGCAAACATTATACTTCATGGATGTTAATATGTCACCCCAGAATGTTGCTAATGTGCTTCTGAGCTTCAAGAATTCACTGAATAAAATCAGGTTTAATGGAAACGTTGAGCTTAATAAGACCAACCTTCTGCTGAGCGCATGTTCTCCAATGCTACGAGTTGTACGGCTAAATgctaacaaaataaaacacctcACCGACAACATGTTTGATCCCTGTTCTGACCTGACGGAATTAGATTTAGGAGATAATGAAATATCCAAGTTATCACCGAGTATGTTCAGAGGTTTCACTCAACTAAAAAAACTGCTTCTGCAAATCAATAAACTGACTCAAATAACAAACTCCTTTCAAATTCTTACCACGCTTGAGTTCATAGATCTCAGTAGAAACAGCATCAACAAGCTCACCTGTAATGACTTTGCCAATTTAACACAGGTGAAAACTCTGTACTTGTATGGTAATAAAATCTCTCTCATTAGATCCTGTTTGTTTAAGGACCTCAAGAGTCTTGAAGTCCTAAAGCTTGGAACTAATGATCTGTTAAGGATCGACGATGCTTTCAGCAATGGGCCACATTCTCTGAAGGATctgcaaattaattttaataagctaagcaaaatagaaaaatacacttttagAAATTTGTCACAGTTAAACAGTTTGACCTTAAATGACAATCAGATTTCAGAGATCGAAGCCCAAGCTTTCGAAGGACTGAAGAATCTGACTTCTCTGTTTCTGTcatcaaacaaaataacagcTAAAACATTAACCAGACACCCGAATGTGTTCTCAGGCATGCCCAACCTCCAAAATCTGGATTTGTACGCCAACAGCATTTCATTTGCAGATAATAAATTGAAACACCCTCCTTTTAAGGATCTGAAGCAACTCAGGGTATTGACCCTTCACAGTCAACGCCGTGGAATCAACAAAATACCCTCAaatctgcttcaaggtttatCCTCCATGGAAATGTTTTATGTTGGAAACACAAATCTTGGTCATCTAAATCCTGATACATTCAAGTTCAGCCCCCAGCTCTGGTTCTTGGATCTCTCCAAGAACGCACTGTCTGAAGACAACTCGATTCCGGCTGAGCTCTTCCACCCCATTTCGAGGCTAACCAAACTGATCCTTTCAAGAACGCAGCTTCGCTCGCTGAATTTCCTGTTGAATGCAAATCTCTCCAGACTCTCGACCTTAAGAGCCCCGGGCAATGAGATTGACACGATCAACAAAACTCTGATTCAGTCACTGCCTCGACTAGAAGTCCTCGACTTGCAGAGAAACACCTTCACTTGCGACTGTCACAACGAGTTCTTCATTGAATGGGCCATGAAAACTAATTCTACTcaggtgttttattttaacagGTACACGTGTAGCTATCCTCGTTCCTTACGAGGCATGAGCTTGACAGCTTTCAACATCGAATCCTGCACCTTGAACATTGACTTCATCTGCTTTCTTTGCAGCAGTATTGTGGTCACTCTCACCCTCCTCTTGTCGTTTGTCTGGCATTTTCTGCGCTATCAGGTGATTTATGCATACTACCTCTTCTTAGCCTTCCTTTACGACAACAAGAAGAAGCAGACCGTTTCAACGATCCGGTACGACACCTTCATTTCCTACAACACCGAAGACGAGCCTTGGGTAATGGAGGAACTCGTTCCCAAATTAGAAGGAGAACAGGGCTGGAAATTGTGCCTGCACCATAGAGACTTTGTACCAGGAAGGCCAATAATAGATAACATTATTGATGGCATATACAGCAGCCGCAAAACCATCTGCCTGATCACTAGGAACTACCTGAAGAGCAACTGGTGTTCAAGTGAGGTTCAGGTAGCGAGCTATAGGCTCTTTGATGAGCAGAAGGATGTGCTGATCCTGGTGTTCCTGGAGGATATTCCTGCACATCAGCTCTCTCCGCATCACAGGATGCGGAAGCTGGTGAAGAAACGAACTTACCTCCGCTGGCCCAAACCTGGAGAAGATACTAAGATCTTCTGGCAAAAGCTAAAAATGGCTTTAGAGACCAAAGAGGGTCATAACCCAGAGAGTGCAATTCTGTGA